The Algoriphagus halophilus genome window below encodes:
- a CDS encoding energy transducer TonB, whose amino-acid sequence MLLSLFVLPANAQVEGALTMEEMEHMQDQDMEFMKQLHKITKNYPAFSYEYTMNDGEISDVIVTGVDSDMDRKRLEVILFDLQSNRNMLKNKANRVGVFYSVDDPADFKGDLTRTVVNNLKYPEDAKDWGVEGTIFVKFVVDEDGEIPFATTSSNIETSVDIYLEDLQNQAVEAVEATSGEWEPATVEGVQVSSLEVLPITFDFQKNPTLPAVMK is encoded by the coding sequence TTGTTATTAAGTCTTTTTGTACTACCTGCAAATGCGCAGGTAGAGGGAGCATTAACGATGGAAGAAATGGAGCACATGCAGGATCAAGACATGGAATTCATGAAGCAACTCCATAAGATCACAAAAAATTACCCAGCCTTCTCCTATGAATACACGATGAATGATGGAGAAATATCTGATGTCATCGTTACAGGAGTTGACTCAGACATGGATAGAAAAAGATTGGAGGTAATCTTATTTGATCTCCAAAGCAACAGAAACATGCTGAAAAATAAAGCCAACAGAGTCGGTGTATTTTACTCTGTTGACGATCCCGCGGATTTTAAAGGGGATTTGACCAGAACTGTAGTAAATAATCTGAAATACCCTGAAGATGCAAAAGATTGGGGAGTGGAAGGTACCATATTTGTTAAATTTGTAGTAGATGAAGATGGAGAAATTCCATTTGCCACCACTTCCAGCAACATTGAAACCTCTGTAGATATTTATTTAGAAGATCTTCAAAATCAGGCTGTGGAGGCCGTAGAAGCTACTTCTGGAGAATGGGAACCAGCTACAGTAGAAGGAGTTCAAGTATCTTCTCTAGAAGTGTTACCTATCACTTTTGATTTCCAGAAAAACCCAACATTACCTGCAGTCATGAAATAA
- a CDS encoding ATP-grasp domain-containing protein produces MAKCFALMGWSLPVIESMQKTGRPFVVVSFPDFEPYAQENNIPFLPYQLDEWSDSSNSLDLYEKLKAFDADVAVPLYEETVEWAGALNSIYRGDPRVLNRAFLFRNKAMMKRKALIGGLRVGLFEEVYNKEGVKAFMKRLNQANLQLEGEEDSWVHIKPFASAGTVGHRLLRSMSDIDEKCEDSDFPCLAESHLPGREFSCEAFINKGKIRFLNITEYVKLGYSNFIPEGRYLESKRDLIHKEVQKMVDIFGIEYGMVHPEWFLTEKDELNFGETACRIPGGHILELCSKSYEFDALAAFVISHDPNITEEELDEIFPAKDFKPKNYHGNVMIYPQKRQFSKLEIPESLNNEPYFVEHTLIAPYEGQKLSADRNGFGNHFGTINFKGEDPDRMTELLKHYEEEEFYV; encoded by the coding sequence ATGGCTAAATGTTTCGCACTAATGGGCTGGAGTTTGCCCGTCATAGAAAGTATGCAAAAAACAGGAAGACCCTTTGTAGTAGTTTCCTTTCCAGATTTTGAACCTTATGCACAAGAAAATAATATCCCTTTTCTTCCCTATCAACTGGATGAGTGGAGTGATAGCTCCAATTCCCTTGACCTTTATGAAAAGCTGAAAGCATTCGACGCGGATGTGGCAGTTCCTTTATACGAAGAAACAGTGGAATGGGCAGGAGCTCTTAACTCTATTTATCGTGGAGACCCACGTGTACTTAATAGGGCATTTTTATTTCGTAACAAGGCCATGATGAAGCGAAAAGCATTGATTGGTGGTTTACGAGTTGGACTGTTTGAAGAGGTATATAATAAAGAAGGTGTTAAGGCCTTTATGAAACGGTTGAATCAAGCAAACCTTCAGCTGGAAGGAGAAGAAGATAGCTGGGTACACATCAAGCCATTTGCTTCAGCAGGTACAGTAGGACACAGACTACTTCGCTCCATGAGTGATATAGACGAAAAATGTGAGGATAGTGATTTTCCTTGTTTGGCGGAAAGCCATTTGCCAGGTCGTGAGTTTTCATGTGAAGCATTTATCAACAAAGGAAAAATCAGATTCCTCAATATCACTGAATATGTGAAACTAGGTTACTCAAACTTTATCCCAGAAGGAAGGTATTTGGAAAGCAAGCGGGATTTGATCCACAAAGAAGTTCAAAAGATGGTAGACATCTTTGGAATCGAATATGGTATGGTTCACCCTGAGTGGTTCTTGACTGAAAAAGATGAGCTTAATTTCGGAGAAACTGCCTGTAGAATTCCAGGAGGTCATATCCTGGAATTATGTTCTAAATCGTATGAATTTGACGCCTTGGCTGCCTTTGTGATTAGCCATGATCCAAATATTACCGAGGAAGAATTGGATGAGATATTTCCTGCCAAAGATTTCAAACCCAAAAACTACCATGGAAATGTGATGATCTATCCACAGAAACGTCAGTTCTCCAAGTTAGAAATTCCTGAGTCCCTCAACAATGAGCCTTATTTCGTGGAGCATACGTTGATTGCACCTTATGAAGGGCAGAAGTTAAGTGCAGACCGAAATGGATTTGGTAATCACTTTGGAACCATCAATTTCAAAGGGGAGGATCCGGATCGGATGACTGAGCTTCTAAAACATTATGAGGAAGAAGAATTTTATGTATAA
- a CDS encoding adenylate/guanylate cyclase domain-containing protein: MNFQNKRRFQILKQYIIGWTLGFILLSIVRGEGTTELGSVKMDLWEAISASLFMGPIFGSISAIGQIITEEIGYRQITLLKLTLLRILFDIIFLTSIVIIAYFIFGSNISLLQFAFEPGSFAIYFYILSVDIFMYAVRLINLFLGGSNFWDLFRGKFYTPREEERIFMFLDLQSSTSHAEKLGHVNYSQMIQDCFIDLGVVLENDAEIYQYVGDEAILTWKLRDGIREQNCLNAYYNFKKQLIKRKDYYQKNYDCLPNFKAGMNAGIVTVAEVGKYKKEIAYHGDTINTAARIQGKCNEFNQEFLISEGLKNEWKDSDFDFSALGSIELKGKESQTRLYAVHLPNSK, from the coding sequence ATGAATTTCCAGAACAAACGCAGATTTCAAATCCTGAAGCAATACATCATTGGTTGGACGTTGGGGTTTATATTATTAAGTATTGTTCGTGGAGAAGGCACCACAGAGCTAGGTTCAGTAAAGATGGATTTATGGGAAGCTATTTCCGCCTCCTTATTCATGGGACCTATTTTTGGCAGTATTTCAGCCATTGGTCAGATCATAACAGAGGAGATTGGATACCGACAGATCACATTACTAAAACTGACATTACTACGTATTTTATTTGATATTATATTTTTAACATCCATTGTAATAATTGCTTATTTCATTTTCGGCAGTAACATTAGTCTTCTTCAATTTGCCTTTGAACCAGGTAGTTTCGCGATTTACTTTTATATCCTCAGTGTAGATATTTTTATGTACGCCGTGCGGCTCATAAATCTTTTTCTTGGAGGCAGTAACTTTTGGGATCTTTTTCGTGGAAAATTCTATACACCTCGGGAAGAAGAGCGAATATTTATGTTTCTTGACCTTCAATCTTCCACTAGTCATGCAGAAAAATTAGGCCATGTTAACTATAGCCAGATGATTCAAGATTGCTTTATTGACCTAGGTGTTGTGCTGGAAAATGATGCAGAAATCTATCAATATGTAGGGGATGAAGCCATTTTGACCTGGAAACTTCGTGATGGGATAAGAGAACAAAACTGTTTGAATGCCTACTATAATTTCAAAAAGCAATTGATAAAAAGGAAAGACTACTACCAAAAAAATTATGATTGCCTACCTAATTTTAAAGCCGGTATGAACGCTGGTATCGTCACGGTGGCTGAGGTAGGCAAATACAAAAAAGAAATAGCTTACCATGGAGATACGATCAATACTGCTGCAAGGATCCAAGGAAAATGCAACGAGTTCAACCAGGAATTTTTGATTTCAGAAGGATTAAAAAATGAATGGAAGGATTCTGATTTTGATTTTTCAGCCCTGGGCAGCATCGAACTTAAAGGAAAGGAAAGCCAAACTCGACTTTACGCCGTTCATCTGCCAAATAGCAAGTAA
- a CDS encoding (2Fe-2S)-binding protein: MPSYKLSVNDQNHTVEVDKGTSLLWVLREHLGLTGTKYGCGIAQCGACTIHVDNTPMKACVLSVEDFSNGEKIKTIEGLSEKGDHPLQKAWVEVQAPQCGYCHSGQIMQAAALLENTSSPSTEEIKVHMNGNICRCGTYLRIIKAIQLAAQSQ; this comes from the coding sequence ATGCCATCTTATAAACTATCGGTCAATGATCAAAATCATACCGTGGAAGTAGACAAAGGCACCTCATTATTATGGGTGTTGAGAGAACATTTGGGTTTGACGGGAACTAAATATGGATGTGGAATAGCCCAATGCGGTGCTTGTACCATTCATGTAGACAATACCCCAATGAAAGCTTGTGTACTTTCTGTGGAAGACTTTTCCAATGGAGAAAAAATCAAAACCATCGAAGGATTATCCGAAAAGGGAGATCATCCTCTCCAAAAAGCTTGGGTGGAGGTTCAGGCCCCCCAATGTGGCTATTGTCATTCTGGACAGATCATGCAGGCTGCAGCACTCTTAGAAAACACTTCCAGCCCTTCAACAGAGGAAATCAAAGTACATATGAATGGTAATATTTGCCGATGTGGAACCTACCTGAGGATAATCAAAGCCATCCAATTAGCCGCCCAAAGCCAATAA
- a CDS encoding DUF3291 domain-containing protein, which produces MKATITSIELRGPLQFFALSSEAFSIIRQLKNTDCKSFKKKGYWTKHYTMTLWNNEEELKSFARSGPHLQAMKTSSRIAKEIRTITIDAETLPSWKEAMELLKQANTIQY; this is translated from the coding sequence ATGAAAGCTACCATTACTTCCATTGAATTAAGAGGTCCACTTCAATTTTTTGCTTTATCCTCCGAAGCATTTAGCATCATCCGGCAATTGAAAAATACAGACTGCAAAAGCTTTAAGAAAAAAGGATATTGGACCAAACATTATACCATGACCCTATGGAATAATGAGGAGGAGTTAAAATCCTTTGCGAGAAGTGGACCTCATCTTCAAGCCATGAAAACCAGCAGTAGAATTGCAAAAGAAATCCGAACAATCACCATTGATGCCGAAACACTCCCTTCATGGAAAGAGGCAATGGAATTATTAAAACAGGCAAATACCATCCAATATTAA
- a CDS encoding SphA family protein — protein MKRVKNINQGKEKDLSFLDGKCAQKVRSRTLKRSIFLFFLFGALMVFSIADLKAQVVSPFQGGHYTTGLKNIRDMANPPSGLFVLWYNSSFSSNTYVDRNGDKFKSIKLDQFHPKLPNINVDIDLNGFTTIPAIFWASEFKILGGANFMAGISPSYMSVDASLITERNGIVIDTVYTNISKSKVSGFSDTFFAPVGLSWDKEKIDFTFLYGFYAPTGKYETGSSDGLGLGFWTHQFQGFGYFYPTADKSTAILLGLTYEANSKIKDAEVTPGNRFSLEWGLSQYLSERLEVGVMGGHNWQVSDDKGEQVYWDPTFHDKKNTIAFNAGYWLWSNRLMANLKYTTDYGARQRFEMNSWLLNFVFVTNAFTGKSSK, from the coding sequence ATGAAAAGAGTCAAAAACATTAATCAAGGAAAGGAGAAAGATCTCTCTTTCCTTGATGGAAAATGTGCTCAAAAAGTTCGTTCCAGAACATTAAAAAGATCGATATTCTTGTTTTTCTTGTTTGGAGCACTGATGGTATTTTCCATTGCTGATCTGAAGGCTCAAGTAGTCTCCCCATTTCAGGGAGGACATTATACTACTGGATTGAAAAATATCCGGGACATGGCAAATCCACCTTCGGGCTTATTTGTGCTTTGGTACAATTCCTCCTTTTCCAGTAATACATACGTGGATAGAAATGGCGACAAATTCAAGAGCATTAAACTTGACCAATTCCATCCCAAACTGCCGAACATCAACGTAGACATTGATTTGAATGGATTTACAACCATTCCCGCTATTTTTTGGGCATCTGAATTCAAAATTTTGGGAGGAGCTAATTTCATGGCTGGTATTTCTCCAAGCTACATGTCTGTAGATGCTTCACTCATTACAGAACGGAATGGAATCGTCATTGACACGGTATATACCAACATCTCTAAAAGTAAAGTTTCAGGTTTCAGTGATACTTTTTTTGCTCCTGTTGGCCTGTCTTGGGACAAAGAAAAAATTGATTTCACTTTCCTTTATGGTTTTTATGCTCCTACCGGCAAATATGAGACTGGCTCATCGGATGGTTTAGGCCTTGGATTTTGGACCCATCAGTTTCAAGGTTTTGGATATTTTTATCCCACTGCAGATAAATCCACTGCCATTTTATTGGGTTTAACCTATGAAGCAAATAGTAAAATAAAAGATGCAGAGGTTACTCCTGGTAACAGGTTTTCCTTAGAATGGGGATTGAGTCAATACCTTAGTGAAAGACTGGAAGTAGGAGTAATGGGCGGACACAACTGGCAAGTTTCAGATGATAAAGGAGAGCAGGTGTATTGGGATCCAACTTTCCACGACAAAAAAAATACCATCGCATTCAATGCTGGATATTGGCTTTGGAGCAACCGATTGATGGCTAATTTGAAATACACTACGGATTATGGTGCCAGACAGCGTTTCGAAATGAATTCTTGGCTATTGAACTTCGTATTTGTAACCAATGCATTTACAGGAAAATCAAGTAAATAA
- a CDS encoding xanthine dehydrogenase family protein molybdopterin-binding subunit, with product MSYKSSKTGNLNRREFLKSSSGIALFIGASGIFPALVSCTDTKKIQEQFEKHAITAWVKISEDGQILIYNPASEMGQGSMTSLPLIFAEEMDADWSKVHVEFSPQESDIYGSPGWAPGSKLMFTVGSRTTNSYFNVMRKAGAQARTILLFTAAQHWKVPVEELSASNSIITHKSSGKKISYAELIPYLTEMETLPDVSEVALKDAANFQLIGTDIPRTEIPSKVDGTAQFAIDVRLPNMLYGVLERGNLHGAKPTLLNESEIMGLEGIVKIVPFDYAIGIIATKLEQALKAKNQLKIDWSTSNASGFNSEEIYREYEKIANQNQSGEVITNEGDINQAFRNASKVYQADFKNDYVYHAQLEPLNAVIQVTEDLQKAEVWVGSQQGTDTKLGVPGVLGIPPENVNVHLQYLGGGFGRRSLNDFVEECAVLAKEVAPKPVKLIWTREDDLRYGTYRPMSLQRIKASVDFSGTIQAFSHTVVGDGGNLVASGIRNDHYAIPNQFADWRSTSHGIRLKHWRSVGHGPNKFAIESMLDQIAYDQQMDPVALRRKLMVNSPRALATLEKAVEISNWEEPSPEGYAKGISFVEHGSLGTGVCEISLNKETGEIKVHRVWIALDAGTIIQPDNVKAQMEGGIIMGISSALKERISVVNGQVQQRNFNDYSLLRMQDAPESIETVLIPSGETPQGVGETATPMVAGAIANAFLHLTGKHLRHMPFTPERVLEALNS from the coding sequence ATGTCCTATAAATCATCTAAAACTGGAAATTTGAATCGAAGAGAATTCCTGAAATCATCGAGTGGAATTGCCTTATTTATCGGAGCATCGGGCATTTTTCCCGCTTTGGTTTCCTGTACAGATACCAAAAAAATCCAAGAGCAATTTGAAAAACATGCCATTACTGCATGGGTAAAGATTTCAGAAGATGGACAGATTTTAATCTATAATCCAGCTTCGGAAATGGGGCAGGGATCTATGACCTCTTTACCCTTGATATTTGCAGAAGAAATGGATGCAGATTGGTCCAAGGTACATGTAGAATTCTCTCCACAAGAAAGTGATATTTACGGCTCTCCAGGTTGGGCTCCGGGCAGTAAATTAATGTTTACAGTAGGCAGTAGAACTACCAATAGCTATTTCAATGTGATGCGAAAGGCAGGGGCACAAGCTCGAACAATTTTACTTTTCACTGCTGCTCAGCATTGGAAAGTACCGGTAGAAGAGCTTAGCGCTAGCAATAGCATAATCACCCATAAAAGCTCCGGAAAAAAGATAAGTTATGCAGAATTGATCCCGTACCTAACTGAGATGGAAACGCTACCAGATGTGTCTGAAGTAGCATTGAAAGATGCAGCCAATTTTCAGTTAATCGGAACAGATATTCCCAGAACTGAGATCCCATCCAAAGTTGATGGCACTGCCCAATTTGCGATTGATGTTCGCCTCCCAAATATGCTTTATGGAGTACTGGAAAGAGGAAATCTTCATGGAGCCAAACCAACCTTACTTAATGAGTCTGAAATTATGGGATTGGAAGGGATAGTCAAAATCGTACCTTTCGATTATGCCATAGGAATCATTGCCACGAAGCTAGAACAAGCCTTAAAGGCAAAAAACCAGCTCAAAATCGATTGGAGTACCTCGAATGCTTCAGGCTTCAATTCAGAAGAAATTTACAGAGAATACGAAAAGATCGCCAACCAAAATCAATCAGGGGAAGTCATCACCAATGAAGGGGATATAAACCAAGCGTTTCGGAATGCTTCCAAAGTTTATCAAGCCGATTTTAAAAACGATTATGTCTATCATGCCCAACTAGAACCCTTAAATGCGGTCATTCAGGTTACCGAAGATCTTCAGAAAGCCGAAGTTTGGGTGGGCAGTCAACAAGGGACAGATACTAAACTTGGGGTTCCTGGAGTGTTGGGAATTCCTCCTGAAAATGTCAACGTTCATCTACAATATCTGGGAGGCGGCTTTGGCAGAAGAAGCCTCAATGATTTTGTGGAAGAATGTGCAGTATTGGCCAAGGAAGTAGCTCCAAAACCAGTGAAATTGATCTGGACACGTGAAGATGACTTGCGTTATGGAACATACCGGCCCATGTCCCTTCAACGAATCAAAGCAAGTGTAGACTTTTCGGGAACTATCCAGGCCTTTTCTCACACGGTAGTGGGAGACGGTGGAAATCTGGTGGCCAGTGGCATCCGAAATGATCACTATGCCATACCCAATCAATTCGCAGATTGGAGATCCACTTCCCATGGGATTCGATTAAAACATTGGCGCTCAGTAGGACATGGCCCAAATAAATTCGCCATAGAATCCATGTTGGACCAAATCGCTTATGATCAACAAATGGATCCTGTGGCTCTACGAAGGAAGTTGATGGTCAACTCTCCTAGGGCTTTGGCTACCTTGGAGAAAGCCGTAGAAATTTCTAACTGGGAAGAACCATCTCCTGAGGGTTATGCAAAAGGGATTTCATTCGTGGAACATGGCTCTTTGGGAACCGGAGTTTGTGAGATTTCTCTGAATAAGGAAACCGGTGAAATCAAAGTACATCGAGTCTGGATCGCACTAGACGCAGGAACCATCATACAGCCTGATAATGTCAAAGCGCAAATGGAAGGTGGGATTATTATGGGGATTAGCAGTGCCTTGAAGGAGCGAATTTCTGTAGTAAATGGTCAGGTTCAGCAACGCAATTTCAATGATTATTCTTTGTTGAGAATGCAAGATGCCCCTGAGAGTATTGAAACGGTATTGATTCCGTCCGGAGAAACTCCTCAAGGAGTCGGAGAAACAGCTACACCGATGGTAGCCGGGGCCATTGCCAATGCTTTTTTACATCTCACAGGCAAACATTTAAGGCATATGCCTTTTACCCCAGAACGGGTCTTAGAGGCTTTGAATTCATAA
- a CDS encoding arylsulfatase yields MNSSFLQKAGGGLVFILGIFSQIPTGIAQEVIPFPQKKSGGTPGLTIQESIYSPNKEISYLSKDAPNIIIILIDDVGPAQSNTFGGEINTPTMDKIAGQGITYNRFHTTAMCSPTRAALLTGRNHHMVGAGQIAELANDWDGYSGVQPKTSAMLPEVLKAYGYHTGAWGKWHNTPAQYTTAAGPFDYWPTGYGFEYFYGFLAGEASQYEPNMVRNTSIVHPNEPKDGKPYHLTEDIADDAIEWLQDHKAFSPDKPFFMYWAPGAVHGPHHVAKEWADKYKGKFDDGWDAYRERVFANAKAKGWIPQDAQLTPRPATLPAWDDIPESEKPFQRRLMEVFAGFVEHTDVQVGKVIDEVDRLGYGDNTLIFYIWGDNGASAEGQGGTISELLAQNGIPTTIDQHIKTLNDLGGLDVLGSPKTDNMYHGGWAWAGSTPYQSTKLIAAHFGGTRNPMAIRWPKNIKPDSKPHTQFHHVNDIVPTIYDILNITPPKVVNGFPQDPIQGVSMSYSFDNGQAKGEKLTQYFEIMGSRGIYHDGWFASAKGPREPWVPGIPKGMFNEKGELIWNPNDDKWELFNLEEDWSQANDLSGQMPKKLREMQDLFLVEFGQNKGLPVGGGLFVPLVRPDLRISSPYTEWTFAGNMTRMPEFAAPALGNKENIVTINANFPANADGVIYSLGGFSAGLSLYMEKGILSYEYNLFEISRTHIKAKSKLSPGAKKIEVITKYVEKRPAGPLEVSIYVDGKEVAKGIVPVSAPLGFTANDCLDVGIDLGSPVSIDYYDRAPFRFNGTIDEMQVKYTGSK; encoded by the coding sequence ATGAATTCTTCATTTTTGCAAAAAGCAGGGGGAGGCCTAGTATTTATACTTGGTATCTTTAGCCAAATTCCTACTGGCATAGCTCAAGAGGTGATCCCATTTCCACAAAAGAAATCAGGTGGAACTCCAGGCTTGACGATTCAGGAATCAATTTATAGCCCTAACAAAGAAATAAGCTATTTAAGTAAAGACGCTCCTAATATCATTATCATATTAATTGATGATGTAGGTCCAGCTCAGTCAAATACGTTTGGAGGGGAAATCAATACTCCAACAATGGACAAGATCGCTGGACAGGGGATTACCTACAATCGATTCCACACCACAGCCATGTGTTCTCCTACCCGTGCTGCCCTATTGACGGGAAGAAATCACCACATGGTCGGAGCAGGTCAAATTGCAGAATTGGCAAATGATTGGGATGGCTATTCAGGAGTTCAGCCTAAAACCAGTGCCATGCTTCCTGAGGTTTTAAAAGCATATGGATATCACACTGGGGCTTGGGGGAAATGGCATAATACTCCTGCCCAATACACTACTGCAGCGGGTCCTTTTGACTATTGGCCCACCGGATATGGCTTTGAATATTTCTATGGTTTTTTAGCTGGAGAAGCCTCTCAATATGAGCCAAATATGGTTCGGAATACTTCCATTGTACACCCCAATGAACCTAAAGATGGAAAACCTTATCATTTAACAGAAGATATCGCTGATGATGCAATTGAATGGCTTCAAGACCATAAAGCATTTTCACCAGATAAACCCTTTTTCATGTATTGGGCTCCGGGTGCAGTCCATGGACCTCATCATGTTGCCAAAGAATGGGCTGACAAGTACAAAGGGAAATTTGACGATGGCTGGGACGCCTACCGAGAACGTGTATTTGCCAATGCAAAGGCCAAAGGATGGATTCCTCAAGATGCTCAATTGACTCCTAGACCAGCAACTTTGCCGGCTTGGGATGATATTCCAGAAAGCGAAAAACCTTTTCAAAGAAGGTTAATGGAAGTTTTCGCAGGTTTTGTAGAACATACCGATGTACAAGTAGGTAAGGTAATCGATGAAGTGGATCGTTTGGGTTATGGTGACAACACCCTCATCTTTTATATCTGGGGTGATAATGGAGCTTCAGCAGAGGGGCAGGGAGGAACTATCAGTGAATTGTTGGCCCAAAATGGAATACCTACTACCATTGACCAGCATATTAAAACATTGAATGATTTAGGGGGGCTAGATGTTCTTGGTAGCCCAAAAACTGACAACATGTACCATGGAGGTTGGGCATGGGCAGGCAGCACTCCATACCAATCGACCAAATTGATTGCCGCCCATTTCGGAGGAACTAGAAATCCTATGGCCATCCGTTGGCCCAAGAATATCAAGCCTGATTCAAAACCACATACACAATTTCATCATGTGAATGACATTGTCCCTACCATATATGATATCCTAAATATTACTCCTCCCAAGGTGGTAAATGGTTTCCCTCAAGACCCTATTCAAGGAGTAAGTATGTCGTACAGCTTCGACAATGGTCAAGCTAAAGGTGAAAAACTTACCCAATATTTCGAAATCATGGGAAGTCGGGGAATTTATCATGATGGTTGGTTTGCAAGTGCTAAAGGACCAAGGGAACCTTGGGTTCCTGGGATACCTAAAGGAATGTTTAATGAAAAAGGAGAATTGATCTGGAACCCCAATGATGACAAATGGGAGCTCTTTAATTTGGAGGAAGATTGGTCTCAAGCCAATGATCTATCCGGTCAAATGCCTAAGAAACTTAGGGAAATGCAAGATCTTTTCTTGGTTGAATTTGGTCAAAACAAAGGCTTGCCAGTAGGCGGAGGATTATTTGTTCCTTTGGTGAGACCTGACCTGAGAATTTCCTCTCCATATACTGAATGGACTTTTGCCGGAAACATGACCAGAATGCCGGAATTTGCTGCTCCAGCTCTGGGTAACAAAGAAAATATAGTGACGATCAATGCAAACTTCCCTGCAAATGCAGATGGGGTAATCTATTCCTTGGGTGGGTTTTCTGCTGGCCTCAGTTTGTATATGGAAAAAGGTATCCTATCCTATGAATACAATCTCTTTGAAATCTCACGGACTCACATAAAAGCCAAAAGCAAACTTTCTCCAGGCGCAAAAAAGATTGAAGTCATCACGAAATATGTAGAAAAAAGACCTGCGGGACCTTTAGAAGTTTCCATCTATGTAGATGGAAAAGAGGTGGCCAAAGGGATAGTCCCAGTCAGTGCTCCTTTAGGGTTCACCGCCAATGATTGTTTGGATGTAGGGATAGACTTGGGATCACCTGTTTCCATAGACTATTATGACAGAGCTCCTTTCCGATTTAACGGAACTATAGATGAAATGCAAGTAAAATATACAGGTTCAAAATAG
- a CDS encoding DUF1214 domain-containing protein — protein MKILSTLLFAFSISIFLGACSMQTEKTGELKVGEQGYVMLTDAEVENLIKRSYQYVAMYNVNNKFALAKSGMTTKGYNKGLKNTQLLDHTVKAIARPNNDVMYQMAMLDLRKDAAVFEFPAMESKYVSLMATAYDHYVNVPLTTTEGDFKEPTTILFYTQRTENYDGSPVEGVDEIFEMTGDFVSVVLRVMPHANEPEKFQRIVDQINQIKGMTLSEFQGKPKLPEDPIEFPDYGATDADIFEHNLLEVMQFIFNHTTFDTTKVLDKAVLTAYKPLGIEPGKTYDPETAYKIDGKRFREKSIQIKEEFLAKMNNPEESKSLLPKLFQLKGNMTLEPMVLQSVVGPIGLPLKEAVYPPVVTSDGAPMNAMNDYVIEMSKEEIPPATAFWSLTLYDTENGFFIPNDHKKYSVGENSGMQLNPDGGIKIYISEKKPDDIPMDNWLPINRIDQNIDVILRVYAPDLEKYTTWTPPKAVKVVK, from the coding sequence ATGAAAATTCTAAGTACTCTTCTATTTGCTTTTAGTATATCTATTTTTCTGGGGGCCTGCTCAATGCAGACCGAAAAAACAGGGGAATTGAAAGTCGGCGAACAAGGCTATGTAATGCTCACCGACGCTGAGGTAGAAAACTTAATCAAGCGCTCTTACCAGTATGTAGCCATGTACAATGTCAACAACAAATTTGCACTAGCTAAATCAGGTATGACCACTAAAGGCTATAATAAGGGCCTAAAAAACACCCAATTGTTGGACCACACCGTAAAAGCCATTGCAAGGCCCAACAATGATGTGATGTATCAAATGGCCATGTTGGACTTACGAAAAGATGCCGCCGTATTTGAATTTCCTGCCATGGAATCCAAATATGTCTCCTTGATGGCCACTGCCTATGATCATTATGTCAATGTGCCTCTTACTACCACTGAAGGTGATTTTAAAGAACCAACCACTATTCTTTTCTATACTCAGCGAACAGAAAATTACGATGGATCTCCTGTAGAAGGTGTAGACGAAATCTTCGAAATGACAGGTGATTTTGTATCTGTGGTACTAAGAGTTATGCCTCATGCCAACGAACCAGAAAAGTTTCAAAGGATTGTAGACCAAATTAATCAGATCAAAGGCATGACACTTTCGGAGTTTCAGGGTAAACCAAAACTTCCGGAAGACCCCATTGAATTCCCCGATTATGGAGCCACAGATGCAGATATATTCGAACATAACTTATTGGAGGTGATGCAATTCATCTTCAACCATACCACATTCGATACCACCAAGGTTTTGGATAAGGCTGTATTAACTGCATACAAACCCTTGGGGATAGAACCAGGCAAAACTTATGATCCTGAAACAGCTTACAAGATAGATGGAAAGCGTTTTCGGGAAAAATCCATCCAAATCAAAGAGGAGTTTTTGGCTAAAATGAATAATCCAGAAGAAAGTAAAAGTCTATTACCAAAGTTGTTTCAGTTGAAAGGAAATATGACTCTAGAACCCATGGTATTGCAATCTGTTGTAGGGCCTATAGGCCTACCACTCAAAGAGGCAGTATATCCTCCTGTGGTAACCTCAGATGGAGCTCCAATGAATGCTATGAATGATTATGTCATTGAAATGTCAAAAGAGGAAATCCCTCCAGCTACTGCTTTTTGGTCGCTGACTCTCTATGATACAGAGAATGGATTTTTCATCCCAAATGACCATAAGAAATACAGTGTAGGGGAAAACTCAGGCATGCAATTGAATCCAGACGGAGGAATTAAAATTTACATTTCCGAGAAAAAACCAGACGACATCCCCATGGACAACTGGCTTCCTATCAATAGAATTGACCAGAATATTGATGTCATATTAAGGGTTTATGCACCGGATCTTGAAAAATATACAACCTGGACTCCCCCAAAAGCTGTAAAGGTGGTAAAATAA